A region of uncultured Fibrobacter sp. DNA encodes the following proteins:
- a CDS encoding glycosyl hydrolase 53 family protein — protein sequence MGIRLGKIGLVSLAAIALCACEDSSSNATEPVPEKIEGATDVSLPSIDLGDYLSSSALASLLEGDTPNSSAIELPLSSESNAPESSGAEQPISSAEIEMSSGGVMPGSSSTEMSSGEMLPISSSSRIVPDLSSDSRPPRSSSSKMEPPPESSSRMVPPSSSSNGPALDFSFYNGADISTVQEYERWGTKFYDVDGSEKDIFTLLKDHGFNAIRLKTFVSPKAQYGYAASGCDHDAESYADKDHIIAYAQKIKAAGMAFLLDIHYSDNWADPGKQIIPSRWRNVKSSDAMADSVYNYTYDLLNSLKQVNATPEMVQIGNETTPGILIHVPNSKTDCWGNGVDKASTAINGDMGTSAGKANAGKYFKAGIRAVKAVSQNIKTVLHIESIRKTNTVNWWMEEIFKNQKIPADVMGFSAYTAYGDDKPDKWNSLFKSLISTYPNLEFIVAEYNGGESDNTYSYDGSRKKAVDMVRGLDRWIGAFFWEPTLSGAWGPALFDWDGPNMKANKKAFDEYKVEF from the coding sequence ATGGGAATTCGATTGGGAAAAATTGGCTTGGTATCTTTGGCGGCAATCGCTTTGTGCGCCTGTGAAGATAGTTCGAGTAATGCAACTGAACCGGTGCCGGAAAAGATTGAAGGGGCTACTGATGTTTCGTTGCCTAGTATTGATCTTGGCGATTATCTTTCTTCGTCCGCTTTAGCGTCGCTTTTGGAGGGCGATACACCGAATTCGTCTGCGATTGAACTTCCGCTTTCGTCTGAGTCGAATGCGCCGGAGTCTTCGGGGGCGGAGCAGCCGATTTCATCTGCTGAGATCGAAATGTCGTCGGGCGGGGTGATGCCGGGTTCTTCATCGACTGAAATGTCTTCAGGTGAGATGTTGCCGATATCGTCTTCGTCGAGAATTGTTCCTGATTTGTCTTCGGACTCGAGGCCGCCGCGTTCCTCGTCTTCCAAGATGGAACCGCCTCCGGAGTCTTCTTCTAGAATGGTGCCGCCCTCTTCTTCGAGCAATGGGCCTGCGCTTGACTTTAGCTTCTATAACGGTGCGGACATTTCGACGGTGCAGGAATACGAGCGCTGGGGTACCAAGTTCTACGATGTCGACGGCTCCGAAAAAGACATCTTTACGCTCCTGAAAGACCACGGATTCAATGCGATTCGCTTGAAGACTTTTGTGAGTCCGAAGGCGCAGTACGGTTATGCGGCGTCGGGCTGCGATCATGATGCCGAAAGTTATGCCGACAAGGACCACATTATCGCTTACGCCCAAAAGATCAAGGCGGCGGGCATGGCCTTCTTGCTTGACATTCATTACAGCGACAACTGGGCTGATCCGGGCAAGCAGATTATTCCTTCCCGCTGGCGCAACGTGAAAAGTTCCGATGCGATGGCGGATTCCGTATACAATTATACTTATGACTTGTTGAATTCCTTAAAGCAGGTGAATGCGACACCGGAGATGGTGCAAATCGGTAACGAAACCACGCCGGGCATTTTGATTCATGTGCCGAACAGCAAAACAGACTGCTGGGGCAACGGGGTAGACAAGGCATCTACTGCAATCAATGGTGATATGGGTACAAGTGCCGGCAAGGCCAATGCGGGCAAGTACTTTAAGGCGGGCATTCGCGCCGTCAAGGCGGTGTCGCAAAACATCAAGACGGTTCTTCATATCGAAAGCATCCGCAAAACAAACACGGTTAATTGGTGGATGGAAGAAATCTTCAAGAACCAGAAAATTCCTGCCGACGTGATGGGATTCTCGGCATACACTGCCTACGGTGATGACAAACCGGATAAATGGAATAGTTTGTTCAAAAGCTTGATTTCGACTTATCCGAATTTGGAATTCATCGTGGCCGAATACAACGGCGGTGAATCGGACAATACGTATTCTTACGATGGCTCACGCAAGAAGGCTGTCGATATGGTTCGCGGGCTAGATCGCTGGATTGGCGCCTTTTTCTGGGAACCTACTTTGAGTGGAGCCTGGGGGCCAGCGCTTTTTGACTGGGATGGCCCGAACATGAAGGCCAATAAGAAGGCTTTTGACGAGTACAAGGTGGAGTTTTAA
- a CDS encoding chorismate mutase, producing MNIEDWRNRIDELNDELIALLNKRASFAVEIGKIKKQKGLPVLDAAREEAVLNVVAEKAKKANGPLPPESFKNIFRTIIDETCKVEE from the coding sequence ATGAATATTGAAGACTGGCGCAACCGTATTGATGAACTGAACGATGAACTGATTGCCCTTTTGAACAAGAGGGCGAGTTTCGCAGTGGAAATTGGTAAAATCAAGAAGCAAAAGGGACTCCCCGTGCTTGATGCTGCGCGCGAAGAGGCTGTTTTGAACGTGGTCGCCGAAAAAGCGAAAAAGGCGAATGGCCCCTTGCCTCCAGAATCGTTCAAGAACATTTTTAGAACCATTATTGACGAAACTTGCAAGGTAGAAGAATAA
- a CDS encoding prephenate dehydrogenase/arogenate dehydrogenase family protein, translating to MRITFVGFGLLASSVAAAIKQAKLPTVVRAVSSPATLARAKELGLADEFYGYDEIKDWVPGSDVILLCAPILHILKTIENLSQMDLSLLEAQKQILVSDIGSTKVEICKAGAKLPKPFVFVGSHPMAGSEKRTLEYNDPSIFENAYWFVCPPEGVDESVYKPLLNLISFVGANAVVFPPEHHDRTMAWVSHMPQMLSSTLAASMPERLVKPNYQHYAGRAFRDMTRIAASGWNMWHDIAVTNRDQTVLALKEVRAGIDKTVEAMESLKVVCEGKPAGDDCSAALETVFKAGNDGRASLFAPGRNAAAAFSEITVPLKDVPGALLQVLQPLADNSLNIRDIELMKVRENIAGTLLLAFKTPEEARRAMQILLQLGYDVKER from the coding sequence ATGCGGATTACCTTCGTTGGCTTTGGACTTTTGGCAAGTTCGGTAGCCGCTGCCATTAAGCAGGCAAAGTTGCCGACGGTGGTTCGTGCGGTGAGTAGCCCTGCAACGCTTGCCCGTGCAAAAGAACTGGGACTTGCCGATGAATTTTACGGCTACGACGAAATCAAGGACTGGGTTCCCGGTTCCGATGTGATTTTGCTTTGCGCCCCGATTCTCCATATTTTAAAAACCATCGAAAACTTGTCGCAGATGGATTTGTCGCTGCTGGAAGCTCAAAAGCAGATTCTGGTGAGCGATATCGGATCGACCAAGGTGGAAATTTGTAAGGCGGGTGCCAAGCTCCCGAAGCCGTTTGTGTTTGTGGGAAGCCACCCGATGGCGGGCTCCGAAAAGCGCACGCTTGAATACAACGATCCCTCGATTTTTGAAAATGCTTACTGGTTTGTGTGTCCGCCCGAAGGCGTAGATGAATCGGTGTACAAGCCGCTCTTGAACTTGATTTCGTTTGTGGGCGCAAATGCCGTGGTGTTCCCGCCGGAACATCATGACCGCACCATGGCTTGGGTATCGCACATGCCGCAGATGCTTTCGTCAACGCTCGCGGCGAGTATGCCTGAACGCTTGGTAAAGCCCAACTACCAGCATTACGCTGGTCGCGCCTTTAGAGACATGACGCGCATTGCCGCCTCTGGCTGGAACATGTGGCACGATATTGCCGTTACCAACCGCGACCAGACCGTGCTTGCGCTTAAAGAAGTGCGCGCCGGAATCGACAAGACGGTGGAGGCCATGGAAAGCCTGAAGGTAGTTTGTGAAGGCAAGCCCGCGGGCGATGATTGCTCTGCTGCGTTGGAGACGGTTTTCAAGGCCGGTAACGATGGCCGTGCAAGCTTGTTTGCTCCGGGCCGCAATGCCGCTGCCGCCTTCTCTGAAATTACGGTGCCCCTGAAAGATGTACCGGGTGCGCTGTTGCAGGTGTTGCAACCCCTAGCCGACAATAGTTTGAATATTCGCGATATAGAACTCATGAAGGTTCGCGAAAATATTGCAGGCACTTTGCTGCTTGCGTTTAAGACCCCTGAAGAGGCCCGCCGTGCCATGCAGATTTTGTTGCAGCTTGGTTACGACGTAAAGGAACGCTAA
- a CDS encoding 3-phosphoshikimate 1-carboxyvinyltransferase, with the protein MEFVLNPDRERMELALVMALLVNGRTVFEDFSFAAGVEPFAEALKEFGLNYMQQGHQLVLEGKGFQYALPSMLPMDLGESRCVMLWTLASKDVDQIYTFAAENDEAGIAKVAQAKELLQKYFKVKPVDDEPAKFTFTFAPEEVAIKKDSLGNVATVMRNRLLLRTLIRGEYLSFEEKGSVHDQWTKMLMYFGVNVKYESRGMEQLTELERRMMIARGQKVERSQFTEISETQVITGRDYYIPGDATEAMAFVLLTTIAGIPKNTEVCLKNVDLNSSRAGALTCLKRMGGNFETVSRRERFGDVYGDIMVYPLASGKRLQGRRFSEDTMATGIEEFPFLAVAACFAEGETILRIPKELRAEMRPINEALAENLRKTGAEVGVYDDGLVIRGLETIVNGSDFDGGDVPQNGLALSVLSIALENDEPVANSELVEGTYPGVLQKLGQLLEMATAKPETEVS; encoded by the coding sequence ATGGAATTTGTTTTAAACCCCGACCGCGAACGCATGGAGCTTGCGCTGGTGATGGCGCTGCTTGTAAATGGTCGTACCGTTTTTGAAGATTTTTCTTTTGCCGCAGGTGTAGAACCTTTTGCCGAGGCCCTCAAGGAATTTGGCCTGAATTATATGCAGCAAGGTCACCAGCTGGTGCTTGAAGGCAAGGGCTTTCAGTACGCGCTTCCGAGCATGCTCCCGATGGATTTGGGTGAATCGCGCTGCGTGATGCTTTGGACGCTTGCTTCTAAAGATGTCGATCAGATTTATACTTTTGCCGCCGAAAATGACGAAGCGGGAATTGCCAAGGTCGCACAAGCCAAGGAACTTTTGCAGAAGTATTTCAAGGTAAAGCCTGTCGACGATGAACCGGCGAAGTTTACGTTTACTTTTGCGCCCGAAGAAGTGGCAATTAAAAAGGATTCGCTCGGCAACGTGGCGACCGTGATGCGTAACCGCTTGCTTTTGCGTACGCTTATTCGCGGCGAATACCTGTCCTTCGAAGAAAAGGGCTCGGTACACGACCAGTGGACTAAAATGCTCATGTACTTTGGCGTGAATGTCAAGTACGAAAGCCGTGGCATGGAACAGTTGACCGAATTGGAACGCCGTATGATGATTGCGCGCGGCCAGAAGGTGGAACGTTCGCAGTTTACCGAAATTTCGGAAACCCAGGTGATTACAGGCCGCGACTACTACATTCCGGGCGATGCGACTGAGGCGATGGCCTTTGTCTTGCTCACAACGATTGCGGGCATTCCGAAGAATACCGAAGTCTGCCTCAAGAATGTGGATTTGAACAGTTCCCGCGCAGGAGCCCTCACTTGCCTCAAGCGCATGGGCGGTAATTTCGAAACCGTAAGCCGCCGTGAACGTTTTGGCGATGTCTATGGCGATATCATGGTGTATCCGCTTGCTTCGGGCAAACGCTTGCAGGGTAGGCGTTTCTCGGAAGATACGATGGCGACCGGAATTGAGGAATTTCCGTTCTTGGCGGTGGCCGCTTGCTTTGCCGAAGGCGAAACGATTTTGCGCATTCCCAAGGAATTGCGCGCCGAAATGCGCCCGATTAACGAAGCGCTGGCCGAAAACCTGCGCAAGACAGGCGCCGAAGTGGGCGTCTACGATGACGGTCTTGTGATTCGCGGGCTTGAAACGATTGTGAACGGTAGCGATTTTGACGGCGGAGACGTGCCGCAGAATGGCCTTGCGCTTTCGGTGCTTTCGATTGCACTTGAAAACGACGAGCCTGTGGCCAATTCCGAACTTGTTGAAGGTACTTACCCAGGTGTCTTGCAGAAACTTGGACAGCTTTTGGAAATGGCAACGGCAAAGCCTGAAACGGAGGTGTCGTAG
- a CDS encoding NAD(+)/NADH kinase, with product MNKVKKFQFRTIGIVGWKDKNPDLTLALDVISKWAVEHPQVTFCVLNNLKDLVRKPIKIVKESELCKSDLLLAIGGDGTVLSAAHMALGHDTPILGVNAGRVGFLAETRVEGLSQTLDSLLAGDFSTRERMMIDAVVYHGKKQIAKQTVLNEVHVRAHAPERMVNVSVTYNGTALTDYWADSVLVSTPTGSTAYNLAAGGPIIHPATPAVVLTPVAASSLSVRPLVLSLSSKKLQMKSAVDGPLDLVFDGRTTIVLKPNDVLTLAESKSVTTFIRLRHTGFVGALREKLGWTGKPRQV from the coding sequence GTGAACAAGGTCAAAAAATTCCAATTCCGCACGATTGGTATCGTGGGCTGGAAAGACAAGAATCCGGATTTGACGCTTGCGCTCGACGTGATTTCGAAATGGGCGGTCGAGCATCCTCAGGTAACGTTCTGCGTGCTGAATAACCTGAAGGATCTGGTGCGCAAGCCCATCAAGATTGTCAAGGAAAGCGAACTTTGCAAGTCCGACTTGTTGCTTGCTATTGGCGGCGACGGCACTGTGCTTTCGGCGGCGCACATGGCGCTCGGGCACGACACGCCCATTCTGGGCGTGAACGCGGGTCGAGTCGGGTTCTTGGCCGAGACTCGTGTTGAAGGCCTTTCGCAGACTTTGGATAGCTTGCTTGCTGGCGACTTTTCGACCCGCGAGCGCATGATGATTGACGCGGTAGTTTACCACGGTAAAAAGCAGATTGCCAAGCAGACGGTGCTAAACGAGGTGCACGTTCGTGCGCACGCGCCCGAGCGCATGGTGAATGTGAGCGTGACTTACAATGGAACTGCTCTGACGGATTACTGGGCCGATTCCGTGCTCGTTTCGACTCCGACTGGCTCTACTGCCTACAACCTGGCGGCTGGTGGCCCGATCATTCACCCGGCAACGCCTGCAGTGGTGTTGACTCCGGTGGCAGCGAGCAGCCTTTCGGTGCGCCCGCTGGTGCTTTCGCTTTCGTCCAAGAAACTTCAGATGAAGTCGGCTGTCGATGGCCCGCTTGACCTGGTGTTCGATGGCCGTACCACGATTGTCTTGAAACCGAACGATGTGTTGACTCTTGCTGAAAGCAAGTCGGTGACGACGTTTATTCGCTTGCGCCATACGGGTTTTGTGGGCGCGCTTCGCGAAAAGCTTGGTTGGACGGGAAAACCGAGGCAGGTATAA
- the ffh gene encoding signal recognition particle protein: MFSQLTDSLESTLKNLRGQGKLTEENVAESLREVRRAFLEADVNFNVTRDFVKAVKEKAMGSEVLSSVTPGQQIVKIIHDELVAVMGGETKEINLSAPAPVGIMMVGLQGSGKTTFAGKIALWMRSKKKRKPLLVAADVYRPAAIKQLQVLGKSIGIPVYDEGQGNPVEIIKHGYQYAKDNGFDLVIYDTAGRLQIDEELMQELEKARDAVHPDEILFVADAMIGQEAVNVAETFWNRLNFTGVCLSKMDGDTRGGAALSIKKMTGVPICFIGVGEKLPEIELFHPDRMASRILGMGDVVSLVEKAQQVIDEKDAKDLKKKILNNTFDLNDFLNQLRTIKKLGRIKDILSLIPGLNKLPIDQIDEKELVYVEAVLSSMTPKERKKPQILDGSRKARVAKGSGTEIGRVNAVLKQYETMKEMFKKVGDMARKQNNGGAVGSNYTPPKDKKKKKKK; the protein is encoded by the coding sequence ATGTTTTCACAGCTGACTGACTCTCTAGAATCTACTCTCAAGAACCTGCGCGGGCAGGGCAAGCTCACCGAAGAAAACGTCGCCGAATCGCTGCGCGAAGTGCGCCGTGCATTCCTCGAAGCCGACGTGAACTTCAACGTGACCCGCGACTTCGTTAAGGCCGTTAAAGAAAAGGCCATGGGCTCCGAAGTGCTTTCCTCGGTGACTCCCGGTCAGCAGATTGTGAAAATCATCCACGACGAACTTGTGGCCGTGATGGGTGGCGAAACCAAGGAAATCAACCTTTCCGCTCCGGCTCCGGTCGGCATCATGATGGTTGGCCTGCAGGGTTCCGGTAAGACGACCTTCGCTGGCAAAATCGCCCTCTGGATGCGCAGCAAAAAGAAGCGCAAGCCGCTTTTGGTGGCCGCCGACGTTTACCGCCCCGCCGCTATCAAGCAGTTGCAAGTGCTCGGCAAGTCCATCGGCATTCCCGTTTACGACGAAGGCCAGGGCAATCCGGTCGAAATCATCAAGCACGGTTACCAGTACGCCAAGGACAACGGCTTTGACTTAGTGATTTACGATACCGCAGGCCGCCTGCAGATCGACGAAGAGTTGATGCAGGAACTGGAAAAGGCCCGCGACGCCGTTCACCCGGACGAAATTCTGTTCGTGGCCGACGCCATGATCGGCCAGGAAGCGGTGAATGTGGCAGAAACCTTCTGGAACCGTCTGAACTTTACGGGCGTTTGCCTTTCGAAGATGGACGGTGACACCCGTGGCGGTGCAGCGCTCAGCATCAAGAAGATGACGGGGGTACCCATCTGCTTTATCGGTGTCGGCGAAAAGCTCCCCGAAATTGAACTGTTCCACCCCGACCGTATGGCCAGCCGAATCCTCGGCATGGGCGACGTGGTGAGCCTCGTGGAAAAAGCCCAGCAGGTCATCGACGAAAAAGACGCCAAGGACCTGAAGAAGAAGATTCTCAACAACACCTTCGACCTGAACGATTTCTTGAACCAGTTGCGCACCATCAAGAAGCTCGGCCGCATCAAGGACATTCTGAGCTTGATTCCGGGCCTGAACAAGCTCCCCATCGACCAGATTGACGAAAAGGAACTGGTTTACGTGGAAGCCGTGCTCAGCTCCATGACACCCAAAGAACGCAAGAAACCGCAGATTCTGGACGGCAGCCGCAAGGCACGCGTAGCCAAGGGTTCCGGCACCGAAATCGGTCGCGTGAACGCCGTGCTCAAGCAGTACGAAACCATGAAGGAAATGTTCAAGAAGGTCGGCGACATGGCCCGCAAGCAAAACAATGGCGGCGCCGTAGGTTCCAACTACACACCGCCCAAGGACAAGAAGAAAAAGAAGAAAAAATAA
- a CDS encoding alpha/beta fold hydrolase: MTIHNNFALFSAAILASTLFFAACSDDSSSAPEEKSSHEEETSHEEHHGHHMEEPSAGDLTLGDEDIQDGFIFLQDTTINGVLTVSTTTPGATVLKNVKVTGNLLIKRSGRVDFSGSADVVHVGSSNTDVYAFEDEAQVNGHHFMGKNNTFTTKSFAEYQNVDWTEKSVDLETGIHLAYTVTGDEKGTPVVLIHGLTDGRVSWSQVAPSLAQKGYRVYVPEYRGNGKTDKPIDESSYSVAELASDIAAFVEKLGLKKVHIVGHSLGAFIAQELSITNAEIVSSITLIGSGASVDKKNATLDWLVNGTDDESFDGIYAYDSTQKLPESFIQAWGYSTNPDKDFQAANLEHLKQVPYYVWKYLVKNLLKIDNTKRLSSIATDVQIIWGTKDALFDSESQKTLQKGLSKAKSVVFHEVEGADHNTHWGSAEDVKTVTGYIDEFIKSLKK, translated from the coding sequence ATGACAATTCATAATAATTTCGCTTTATTCTCGGCAGCAATTCTTGCTTCTACACTTTTCTTTGCCGCTTGCTCTGATGACTCAAGTAGCGCCCCCGAAGAAAAATCTTCTCACGAAGAAGAAACTTCCCACGAAGAGCACCATGGCCATCACATGGAAGAACCTAGCGCCGGTGACCTGACGCTTGGAGATGAAGATATTCAAGATGGATTCATTTTCTTGCAAGATACAACAATCAATGGGGTGCTGACGGTTTCTACGACAACACCAGGTGCAACGGTCCTAAAGAATGTCAAGGTGACCGGAAATTTGCTCATCAAGCGTTCTGGCCGTGTCGATTTTTCTGGAAGTGCCGATGTTGTTCATGTGGGGAGCAGTAATACGGATGTCTATGCCTTTGAAGATGAAGCTCAGGTGAACGGGCATCATTTTATGGGCAAGAACAATACCTTTACGACAAAGAGCTTTGCCGAGTACCAGAATGTCGATTGGACAGAAAAATCGGTTGACCTTGAAACGGGAATACATTTGGCCTATACAGTGACGGGTGATGAAAAGGGAACTCCGGTCGTATTGATTCACGGACTTACCGATGGTCGAGTTTCTTGGTCGCAGGTGGCACCGTCGCTTGCCCAAAAAGGCTATCGCGTTTATGTACCCGAATACCGCGGTAACGGAAAAACGGACAAGCCGATTGATGAATCTTCGTATTCTGTCGCTGAACTTGCAAGCGATATAGCAGCCTTTGTCGAAAAACTTGGCCTGAAAAAAGTTCACATTGTGGGTCATTCGCTTGGAGCCTTTATTGCTCAGGAATTATCCATCACGAACGCAGAAATTGTTTCTTCAATCACCTTGATTGGCTCGGGCGCTTCGGTCGACAAGAAAAATGCCACGCTGGATTGGCTTGTGAACGGTACCGACGATGAATCGTTCGATGGCATTTATGCATACGATTCGACCCAGAAACTCCCTGAAAGCTTTATTCAGGCGTGGGGCTACAGCACGAATCCGGATAAGGATTTTCAGGCCGCCAATCTGGAACACTTGAAACAAGTGCCTTACTATGTGTGGAAATACTTGGTCAAGAATCTTTTGAAAATTGATAATACCAAGCGCCTTTCTTCGATTGCGACGGATGTTCAAATCATATGGGGTACTAAAGATGCCTTGTTCGACAGCGAATCTCAGAAGACTTTGCAAAAGGGACTTTCTAAGGCAAAAAGTGTTGTCTTCCACGAAGTCGAAGGTGCCGATCACAATACCCATTGGGGCTCTGCCGAAGACGTGAAAACGGTAACGGGTTATATCGACGAATTTATTAAGAGTTTGAAAAAGTAA
- a CDS encoding MetQ/NlpA family ABC transporter substrate-binding protein → MKKILLLCALLSSFAAARFDCCARKHATLKKEVTAVTVTVGVVNAEDESTLKKVSASLSSEGIQLQVKKLGDQGKASEALSNGLVDALYTGSLHARPDTEKKEVLSALKKKLESVAR, encoded by the coding sequence GTGAAAAAAATACTTTTATTATGTGCTTTATTAAGTTCTTTTGCTGCGGCTCGATTTGACTGTTGCGCCCGTAAGCATGCAACCCTCAAAAAAGAAGTGACGGCAGTGACCGTGACGGTGGGCGTCGTAAACGCAGAAGATGAATCAACGCTGAAAAAAGTGTCGGCTTCGCTTTCTAGCGAAGGAATCCAACTCCAGGTAAAAAAGTTGGGCGACCAGGGCAAGGCATCCGAAGCGCTTTCAAACGGGCTTGTCGATGCCCTGTATACAGGTAGCCTCCATGCTCGCCCTGATACCGAAAAGAAAGAAGTCCTTTCAGCCTTAAAAAAGAAACTTGAAAGTGTTGCTCGATAG
- a CDS encoding MATE family efflux transporter: MVDAILNKFYRPSKFKKNGDVKDVLVVALPMLMSMSFDTIMTFIDRLFLSKLGPAEMNAALGAGAVQLALTMFFTGAISYTTAMVAQRLGGKKRWDCARVFMQAVYLSLVSVPLLYLTIPLGHVAFGMEHLPADQLQYQKTYFNILMFGGIINLVRNAAPCFFSGIGETKIVMKAAFVGMIVNVICNFFLIYGFGPIPALGVAGAAYGTLIGNLVSTVILFAKFFGKNCHNRFRTRYAFAFSWPLTKELLQKGIPSGVEMCLNMAAFQLLILMFHALGPESATASSVMFNWDMVAYVPLMGLEVASTSLVGRYVGARDGAAASRSTYSGLKLGWGYSLLMGIFFIFLPGILTDIFKPDAAEASAEALAIFAAARPMSIFMLRIATFYIFVEVLLVIYAGALRGAGDTVWVMFACAIMNWCVAGALYVAAYIFHLPAQYAWITVVAVYSTAPLIFWIRWKSGKWRKHVMDKDRLAA; this comes from the coding sequence ATGGTCGACGCGATACTCAATAAGTTCTACAGACCGTCTAAATTCAAGAAAAACGGCGATGTGAAGGATGTGCTCGTGGTGGCACTTCCCATGCTCATGTCGATGTCTTTCGACACGATCATGACTTTTATCGATCGCCTGTTCCTTTCGAAGCTTGGCCCAGCCGAAATGAATGCGGCGCTTGGGGCGGGGGCGGTGCAGCTTGCGCTCACCATGTTCTTTACCGGTGCCATCAGTTACACGACCGCTATGGTGGCGCAGCGTCTGGGTGGCAAAAAGCGCTGGGATTGCGCCCGCGTGTTTATGCAGGCGGTGTACCTGTCGCTTGTTTCGGTGCCGCTTTTGTACCTCACGATTCCGCTGGGTCATGTAGCATTTGGAATGGAACACTTGCCGGCAGATCAGCTGCAGTATCAAAAGACCTACTTTAACATCCTGATGTTCGGCGGCATCATTAACTTGGTGCGCAATGCGGCTCCGTGTTTTTTTAGCGGTATCGGTGAAACCAAGATTGTCATGAAGGCAGCCTTTGTCGGCATGATTGTGAATGTCATTTGCAACTTCTTCTTGATTTACGGCTTTGGCCCGATTCCTGCTTTAGGTGTCGCGGGCGCTGCTTACGGTACCTTGATCGGGAACCTGGTTTCGACAGTGATTTTGTTTGCGAAATTCTTCGGTAAAAATTGCCATAACCGATTCCGTACCCGTTATGCGTTTGCGTTTAGCTGGCCCCTGACCAAGGAACTCTTGCAAAAAGGAATTCCCTCCGGTGTCGAAATGTGCCTGAACATGGCGGCGTTCCAGCTCCTGATTCTCATGTTCCATGCGCTTGGGCCCGAATCGGCAACGGCGTCTTCGGTCATGTTCAACTGGGACATGGTGGCCTACGTTCCGCTGATGGGCCTTGAAGTGGCGTCTACGAGCCTCGTGGGGCGTTACGTGGGGGCCCGTGACGGTGCCGCGGCATCGCGTTCGACTTATTCCGGCCTTAAACTCGGCTGGGGATATTCCTTGCTGATGGGCATTTTCTTTATCTTCTTGCCGGGCATACTGACGGATATCTTTAAGCCCGATGCGGCTGAAGCTTCTGCCGAGGCGCTTGCCATTTTCGCAGCAGCTAGACCCATGAGCATATTCATGTTGCGGATTGCGACCTTCTACATTTTTGTGGAAGTCCTGCTGGTGATTTATGCGGGTGCGCTTCGCGGTGCGGGCGATACCGTATGGGTCATGTTCGCGTGTGCCATTATGAACTGGTGCGTGGCGGGCGCCTTGTACGTGGCTGCCTATATTTTCCACTTGCCGGCTCAATACGCTTGGATTACGGTTGTTGCCGTGTACAGTACGGCTCCGCTTATTTTCTGGATTCG